The Silene latifolia isolate original U9 population chromosome X, ASM4854445v1, whole genome shotgun sequence genome contains the following window.
GTGGTATTAAGATCAGCCAACTCCTGATTAGGATTCTAAAAAGGCCTGAGCTCAACAGGCTTCTTcatggcatccacacgacccttgccaaagaaatacagtgcaGCATCTTCGTACCTGGCCTGAACCTCATCCCTCTCTACAGCCAATTCTTCATTCACCTTCAACTGCTCTTGCATAGCCTACTTTTCAGCCTTTAATTCTTCCTGGGCAATATCAAATTTGGCTTGAAGAGCTTTCAGAGCATCCTGAGCATATTTcagcttagaagactccaccagcaaccaagccttccctgcctcattatcctcttttaaagaatgattctcagccttaaacacctccaactcagccttaaacttttcagcatcttttttcaagatttgtacctcccagTCCAGGGTATTTTTTAGGCTATGGACTGACTCCAGTTGACAGGCACTCCTCAGCATATCATTGACATtctaaacaaaaatgaaaaaacctatctaagccacaaaaaaagaaaacacacacaaatacCCACAAAAACAagccaaaaacaaaaacaaaagaaacacACCTCTTGAAGCATGGTAATCAGGTTGGCAGCATAGTCCCTAGAGCGGTACATAGCAGCCAAGGCACGGGCAGAAGTATCCTCCGCTTGATACTTGAAGtagggatcatcaaccacaaaggcctgagcctgaatttgttccttggcaaactggacctcatccatacgagccctgaCCCCCTGACCTCGTGAACCCCTCCCGAAGACacatccactctcttcctcttctcaggacggtCACTCTCATCCATAACCTTCTCAGGCGATGCCAACTGAACCCCCTGCACAGGTTCCTGAATTTGAACAGCATTATCACTTCCCGTAGCCTCActgctctttgacttctcccctgTAATTTGAGAGACCCCTGCCTTCACCAGAGACAGACCAAAACTAGAAATCCTGGTagaagccctggtagctgcacgacgagtttctaaatcagcaatataaacacatgTCCAATACAAAAAATAGAAtgacaaaagaaaaacaaaagaacttactccctgatgaagacgcccctggaaccttagtgctcttcactggcttatatgtactcaacttggccttcttaaaacgaggcatggAAGCTTGCCCTAGATAGGCAGGCCAcgccctctcctcttcaggcaaTGCCATTAATGCTGTTATCCGGTCAGCCGACCCCTCGGCATCaggatcattcacccaatcatttactacaGGAAGGCACGagcaaagtaagtaaactctccaaaacatattattaccaaaccaaaaataatgcaggaaagaaagttacctccttcaacagctgggtaattgagatagtccaggtcaggggcaattgaatcagccttgataaacatattggtttgagcccatcctttatcatcccctgaatcaaagttggtaatcaggtgagccatcttcGACCTGACTCGAAAATTAAACCTTCCAATAGAATGACACTtcaggtgatagacattcttgaaGTTATCCAAggtaataaccaacttatgcttagaacaCAAATGCTCAACAGAGTGGACAATTTTCcagaccattggcatgagttgaaacgggggaaccctgatagccctaatcacctcagtcatgaaaggagaaaggggaagctgacAGCCACCCCTAAACGCCCACTCAAAGATACAGAACCAACCtgggctactccaattagccctgaccggaccgctctcaggaatccaaaccttAGCCCCTTGAGGAATGAGACCCCTACCcgttatataatgctcaaaagctgGTTTTAGTTGATTGGCTTCATGAAAAGAAGCCGCCAAAGCCCTAATAGGAGAatattcaacccccttataagacatggacTAAATCTCTGGGGCAGCaacaacctccaccacatcatcctcagcGATGATATCAGGGACCTTCTCAACCTCGGCagaaaccatttcaacttcaacaggaACTTCTTGACCTCGGCAGAGCTTTGGAAGTCTTTGTCCTTCTCCTGCCACCAGCCATATCTTATTTGTTCTGGAAAATGAATttttcaaagagagaatttttagaaagagaaagacgAAAATTAGGGATTGGAATGTGAAGGCATACACGGCAAAAGCAtgatatttatagccgcaaaactataacggctaggaaagcaagtggttaagatcaatcatgactctccttggggtttgtgaacctaccctatttatggcaagtaatcgttacaagaagttgaatcaAACACTAATTCTAAATCCGATAAAAAATACCTGCACAAATCACtcgcctggcccaaatttttatctccttattcctggccagacccaataatggaataagcagataaggggcaattgttgggcccaacATTATCCTGTCTGACCtgacataggccaggcaacagccaaaaacaagttccaagcaaaagacatctaaAACCAGACATTTATTCAatacggataggcaccaagcagaAGTTGATACAAGACAAGCGATAATTAACCAAAGCAACTTGGGAGGAAAATAACTCAGGCACAACAGGCAAAGACCAGGTAATTAACATATGTCCCCTACAAATAAGGAAGACTAATTCAAGAAGAAAAGATATGAAAGATAGTCAAAGGCAACGGTTGACGAGatggcaaccacctccgggtaaatagggcacattccctatttaccaggaaaccctaaaggGCATAGAGAAAAACGAAGAAATCaagtataaatagaagagaagacaAAATCAGAAGGATCATTCGATACACCCTTATTCCTACTTACacttttgtattcttaagcaatatattcgcctgtcacccctgatataacaatactctaTCAAGCTACCTAAAagcatagtaacaatcactcctggcttggtgcccgtggtttttcccttattcccagggtttttccacgtataaaatctttgtgtctttatttattaattgttatttcatttaataatactagtcaggcgagtagtttgagttagatcaccctacttataaatccctggcaggatatCCTAGATCAGTGAAATCCCTGCCAACACAGCTGTCAAATgtggtggtggtgcctaagaagaacgGAAAATGGAGTCTCTGCGTGGACTTCATAGATCTGATCAAGGCATGCCTAAAAGATCCTTTCCCACTGCCACATATTGATGAAATGGTCGATGGTATAGCAGGACATTTAATGATAACATTTATGGACGTCTGGAGTAGTTATAATCAAATTAAAATGGATCCAGGAGATCAGAAGAAGAGAACTTTCATGTTAGAAAGAGGAATATACTGTTGCAACGTGATGCCCTTTGGGTTAAAGAACGCAGTATCAACCTACCAAAGGTTTATGAATAGGATGTTTAAAGAACAAATAGGGAAGACAATAGAGGTATACATTGATGATATGGTGGTAAAGTCAAAGAAAGCTGATAAGCACATGAAGCACTTGACAGATACCTTTAATACCCTAAGGGagtacaagatgaagctaaaCCCATCCAAGTGTACCTTCGGGATGTCATCAGGAAAGGTCTCGGGGTACATAGTGACACAGAGGTGAATAGAAGCCAGCACAGAGCAGATAAAAGCAGTACTCCAGCTGGAGTCATGATGtagagtgatgtcgtcgggtcacatccaaccaaacacatttataatactcaacaaacaactagttagcggtaagtcgaggtcgatccatgggatggtgtactttgggttctaagtctatctatctcaatttatgctagtgtcacaattgatggggtttgtagttgtattctagactaatgaaagtaacaaagtaaagcaaacaatgaactaagagatgtaaacaaatgattaaaactactaggatatcatggggtcataggggattcatagtgttaatcatacaaacatgtttacaaagttgcaagcaattaatgctgtggaggaaccgagttggtttatgtcttacggttcataggaagagttgggtcccggagccgaatcgattagattgtacaacatctacaagtcgacttactttcctcctattcaacttctatgcatggtctaacaagactcgagttggtttatatcttacaagtcaagttgagtagataagggatggttgtaaatgcaagggttcataggcttagcatttcatcaaacataacatgtgcataggttgacatcacaacaagcaagcaatttaattatgaaaacatattagattaagcatgattaatcccatgttggtttctcctaattacccactaatcctagttgagagactactcacttattatcatggagaacatgacattaatggtgtcaaacataacaacaagtgtaaacatgataagagaatgaagaaataaaaaataaagagtaaagggtaaaagaattataccaaacttgagatgattccaaaaaataaagcaaagaataatagaagaaacttgattgattgatgaagggttgtcaattctccaataataacccaataatcttcaattacccaataataataaactagaacaataattaaggaaagattaatgtgtaattttgtggaaagattgagattaatctattctaatctactcctaatctaatctaagaaagcttgatttaatctaaggaaacttcatggtttgattattacaagtggggtatatatagtagagcatcattaggttaagcaatgGTAAAATAGTAAATTAACAATGCTATTTGTTGGTAGGGAATCGCCGgactcaagagagactccggccTCCTTTTCGCTAGTCTTTgaaaaaatatgcgcatctctagtggagcaagaaaacgaaagttgctgtaagggaatccgagcggattggtctcgggacgctcggattgtagcaggggaagacgagcggatttggagcaagaagCTCGGACtttagcaggggaagacgagcggatttaaggggtggacgagcggattccttcaggggacgagcgtcttcagtctcgggacgagcggattggcgaacaacttctttgtttgagctcggattgtaaaacggacgtcattttctcatccggactcctattggagtgattcaaaagcctagatcacttgttttttcaaCGCCGTTCTATTTAGCATACTTTCAGTGCCAAATGAGCAATTAttggtttgggtttcgagcaatttcttcttgtaatgccttccctctcgtcattcttacttttaaccgtatgatccttctatatactctttattcctacatccttggtcatcattcttgcctcctcttcataaaAGTCCATATAATATCATCAAACAGCTTCTAattatgcacgaaagacgggaattttcgcctaattgtcttctttcctacaaaacatacgaaatgcactaggaaagcaaataggaaggttttgactgttaaaatggccataaaatgttataatagtatgcaaaataggctcaattaggggactaaatgtgtgaaaataatgttcacatcaaatatccccaaaccgaacctttactcgttccGAGttaagaggtgacaaaaactagacctttatttaaactatcctaaaaacatagccgatgtgagacaattagcgggtctcactccgccccttcaactcacaacaagacaaccatgaggtaggatgccttcttgcaaggcaaggtgggttttGCCAAAatagcgacacatccaagcattaaagcacacaataatcaagtaatggatgcatctacaaaagaatggccactttcctcatctaattggcggaaattatctacaagggaagcaattcaagggtacacactccttcatagatgcaatttattcaaactactaaacctagaaggataccaataaatcacctcaaagttgtgtcaagctagggtacctttgtcctcaatcgttaaatgcttttgtcaagagtagactccctatggtgttagaaacactggaggattgcggaattccccctcttgcttagacaagaagaagggtcgtcccctctctaccatgcaccaaaatggatacgatggataaagggatcaatagatatttgagtttcattttgggagtttgcttttgtttttgttttccccccaatttcttgtggcatataacatttgagaacactttcttttgccatttcttttgatttttggcttttcaacacttgacaactttcaactttttgcatttctttttgaacattttcaaagtcaccccatatgtagtgagggtgtcttatatttgaagcataggagttctatttttgctcctcttttcatttgatgcattttgcaaactttctttcacttttcatttcattgaactcaaatcaatttctttttgtgcccattccctttcatggtaaaaatgtggtagaacatggatgatggatgcatggtttcaagggtcaccttggaataaacggtagccaaggagttatcacaccacaaggtactcttgactaggccttaatccatgggtcaaaggatactagcatgacacatcttagggtgttttacaattattctaacaagcaaagtcttaagaaaaaaaagcatctactagggcctatatacacttgtcaagcttcccaagtagacggtttcacaaaattttttctaacatgcaaactacatgccatgatgcaactaacatatatacatcctaatgcatatgattctactaactagtatgtcatataaactaaatgcaagtcctaaattcacattgtttgtaccgcatcaatcaaaataaagccacatagtcattaacataaagaggaaaaaggagattggaaagatcataccatgcggtcttcaatatcctcatgtctcggatgtggcgtagtcaataaatgtgaacaaggatgaacaaacacaatatatacaagactacactaaaaaggaaatgaatatgtttttggtttttcaaattgacaattttttatggtttttatgatttatgaaataaaaagacatatttttgtgatttttcggaatttttcaatttttatgaatttttggaatataaattcccatcccgcactttattttggacattgtcctcaatgtacatgtaggagtaggaataaaaaggaaaacatgtttttggatttttgattttatggaaattgaagtacaaatgcaatgatatgatatgaatgaatgcatgctctaactaaaagcaattctatatgacatatataacaaatgaatgcaatctaaactatactatatgatgcatgatttctattaagctatggtcacctatgatcaaacctccccaaaccgatttaaacactatttctagtgtagaaaagaataggattggtcattagtgacaatgcatgaattctagtctatatgcaactatctatatgagtatgtgagatatattacaatgcaactatactacatgaactcactaatgtaaatgcaatatgaaatataatacaaatgcaagctaaatgtatatgtatataactaaatgcaagtgtaaatgtaatgcaaagttgaaggaaagggtatcttacaaatggtggtttgggggagaactccaccaaactcattccttgttgccatggttattgatcttgtccatgttgcttaatgctctcaataaccggtcaaaggcttgagcacaatcctcaaataagcatgaatacggtttgttccaattcaatatgaagcttggccaagggagcttgtcacTTTTTCACTCTTTCACCTTGCCCTTAGCACTTGagtctttgaaattcttcaaaccaacaagcccatgattcttgtcaacataaggtatgGTGTGTGGctcatattcgtccggagacttccactcaccaacttctccttcaatttttgtggtgatgatagcatttggatttatcaatccttcaagagtagaaggagaattctcataacattgatgaccggataccttagaaattgatgttgtgggtgccaaatttccacaagcaagTTCATTTGCAATCTTCttcttgagctttttcaccaagtaccctttatatgatgatttgaatttttggagaagatccaccatatcatctccaacaatcataggttccacgGTAGGTGaaaaaaggtcttcatggtcaataggagagaggaattcatcttcttcatggaagcatacctcaaacttctcaaggatgggctcgtCAAGTGAGGCAATGTCACAAGttcattcctcttcttcattccatgacacatatcccgcataagcttcttccataggcttgtcatcatcgctatctctatatgaatcataaatgggggcttcattcctattcattaactctttctccaacacctcaatgttcacatcaaatgatacaccctcatattcacaaaggctaagagtatttggcttactcaacctcatgtcttcatcatcaaataccacactttcatactcacaagagcttaaggagattggctctttccacttcacatcttcttcatcaaaggtcattgcctcaaataAACATTCATATTCAATACTCAAGGATAGGTGGGCAGTGTTTGTTTGGgttgctttcatttgggcaattcgaattgccaactcctcaccatgggtaacaatgctttggagaacgttgttcctattttggctctcctctagaatttgtgtgaagaaattttgttggtctcccatcatttggagaaccatatcttgaatgtcaaagttgggctcatctttttgttgtgggtgggtgtgaaagtgctcatattgtggtatttggaattggttgcaaagtgagttttgggtgggtggttgttgttgatattggatgtgaggattttggttggaaaatttggggtagtagttaggatgttcattgtatgagtagtaaggtaggtttgtgttgacttgctcctcaaactccccatacccattatagtcatactcaaaagatccaacatatactccataagtcaagtcttgagccatcatagctaagacaaggaaacaactacaagcatgcaaactacacaaaaacggtaagaacaatccttgaggaacaagttcctcaaggtgaaagcaaaattaaaatagacaaacaagtaagaacttaatcacatagcaccatccccggcaacggcgccattttgatgtagaGTGATagcgtcgggtcacatccaatcaaacacatttataatactcaaaaaacaactagttagcggtaagtcgaggtcgatccatgggacggtgtgctttgggttcaaagtctatctatctcaatttatgctagtgtcacaattgatagggtttgtagttgtattctagactaatgaaagtatcaaagtaaagcaaacaatgaactaagagatgtaaacaaatgatcaaaagtactaggaatcatgggatcataggggattcatggtgttgatcatacaaacatgtttacaaagttgcaagcaattaatgttgtggaggaaccgagttggtttatgtcttacggttcataggaagagttgggtcccggagccgaatcgattagattgtacaacacctacaagtctacttactttcctcctattcaacttttatgcatggtctaacaagactcgagttggtttatatcttacaagtcaagttgagtagataagggatggttgtaaatgcaaggattcataggcttaacatttcatcaaacataacatgtgcataggttgacatcacaacaagcaagcaatttaattatgaaaacatattagattaagcatgattaatcccatgttggtttcccctaattacccactaatcctagttgagagactactcacttattatcatggagaacatgtcattaatggtgtcaaacataacaacaagtgtaaacatgataagagaatgaggaaataaacaataaagagtaaagggtaaaagaattataccaaacttgagatgattccaaataataaagcaaagaataatagaagaaacttgattgattgatgaagggttgtcaattctccaataataacccaataatcttcaattactcaataataataaactagaacaataattaaggaaagattaatgtgtaattttgtggaaatattgagattaatctattctaatctactcctaatctaatctaagaaagcttgatttaatctaacgaaacttcatggtttgattattacaagtggggtatatatagtagagcatcattaggttaagcaagggtaaaatagtaaattaacaatgctaattgttggtagggaatcgccggtctcaagagagactccggtctccttttcgccggtctttgaaaaaatatgcgcatctctagtggagcaagaagaaaacgaaagttgctgtaagggaatccgagcgaattggtctcgggacgctcggattgtagcaggggaagacgagcggatttggagcaagacgctcgggctgtagcaggggaagacgagcggatttaaggggtggacgagcggattccttcaggggacgagcgtcttcagtctcgggacgagcggattggcgaacagcttctttgtttgagctcggattgtaaaacggacgtcattttctcatccggacttctattggagtgattcaaaagcctagatcactttttttttcgacgccgttctaTCTAGCATAcattcagagccaaaggagcaattcttagtttgggtttcgagcaatttcttcttgtaatgccttccctctcgtcattcttacttttaaccctatgatccttctatatactctttattcctatatccttggtcatcattctttcctcgtcttcatactagtccatataatatcgtcaaaaagcttctaattatgcacgaaagacgggaatttccgcctaattgtcttctttcctacaaaacatacgaaatgcactaggaaagcaaataggaaggttttgacggataaaatggccataaaatgttataatagtatgcaaaataggctcaattaggggactaattgtgtgcaaataatgttcacatcaagtCACCGGAAAGGCCCAAAGATGTTCAGGGGCTGGCATGAAAGGTAGCGTCTTTAAGTAGATTCATCTCCAGATCTTCAGACAGATGCAGGTTTTTCTATGATATTCTTAGGAAGAGCCAAAAATTTGAATGGACTGAAGAGCATGAGAAAGCATTCAGAAAACTGGAAAGCTACCTCAGCTCCCCACCACTATTGTCGAAACCAGAGCACGGAGAACCTTTATTCCTGTACCTGTTGGTCACAGAAGTAGCAACCAGCGCAGTTCTAGTCAGGAAGCATGACAAGGTGCAGCAACCCATTTACTACATCTTATAAGTtacgcccctattttgagtcccatatTATACTTGTTGCGACTAACTATCCCCTAAAATaaatcatgaggaagcctgagttATCCGGACATATGTCAAAATGCTTTGTGCACCTCAGTGGATATGCCATCCAATACAAACTGCGAACTGCAATAAAGTCGCAGGCATTGGCTGACTTTGTGTCAGATTTCAGCCCAGCTATCAAAAATCTGGCTGAGAAAGAGATACTGAACTTAGAACAAAGTTGGGAGGGAAAAGCCTGGACGCTGCACACGAATGGAGCCTCAAACCAAAGAGGAGAAGGAGTTGGTCTGGTGCTGCGATCCCCCAAAGGGGACCTGATAGTGCAAGTAGCCCGATGCGAATTCAAAGCAACAAACAACGAGGCAGAATACGAGGCCCTCATAATAGGGCTACAGCTGGCTCTAGATTTAAAAGTCATGTGCCTACAGGTATACAACAACTCTCTAATCATATTTAACCATGTGAATGACACTTATACAGCTAGGGACCCCAAGCTGATAGCCTACCTCAAGGTAGCCAAGGGCCTGAAACCTAAATTCAAGGCCTTCAAAACTGTTCAAGTTCCTAGGGACTAGAACGTAGAGGCTGATGCACTAGCAACCcagggggcaacattcaaaccaacagaacTGTCCAAAATACCAATCATGCACGTGCTAGAACCAGCTATGCAAAAGCTAGTAGAAGAAGACAGGGGTAAAGTAGAGGAACAGCAAGATGTAGAGCAGGTAAACGGGGTAGGAATATTGGTGAACCCAGACGAGCAGCAGGCTGACCCTGATTGGCGTAAACCCTACCTAGAGTGCCTAATGGAAGACAAGCTGCCGGTGGAGCAAATGGAGGTAAGAGTTTTCAAAATgaaagcctctagatttgtgctaGTTGATAATGTGCTTTTTAGGAATTCGCTAGCTGGGCCTTACTTTAGGTGCCTGAATAAGATAGAAGCAGAGACTTTGTTACATGCCAtccacagtggtgaatgtggaaaccatgcaggggcagGAGTCTATCAAACAAAGCCCTTAGACAAGGATACTTCTGGCTCACGATACGAGCGGATACAGTAGAGTAAGTGAAAAAATGTGATGCATGTCAAAGGTCAGCACCAATGATACATCAGCCAGCAGAACCCCTACACCCAATCATTTCACCATGGCCCTTTATGACATGGGGAATGGATATTGTTGGCCCACTACCCAGGGCACCAAGGAACAGACTGTACATGCTTGCAATGACaaactacttctccaaatggatagaagccaTAGCATTCACTGAGGTAAAAGATAAGTAAGTAATTTATTTTATCAAACGTAACATACTCTACATATTTGGAATTCCATcaaaaatcatatgtgacaatgggtTAAAGTTTGTATCAGACAACTCTGAAGGATTCTGTGCTGAGTGGAACATTTTACTTAAAAAATCAGCACCCAGAATCCTGcagtccaatggacaagctgGATCCAGTAACAAAATCATTGTTGAAAACTTGAGGAAAAGATTGGAGGAGTTAGGATGAAAATGGGTAGATGAGCTGCCCTTGGTGTTGTGGTCATATAAGACCACCCCAAAGATTACGACGGGCCAGTCACCCTTAAGCCTGATGTTTAGAGCAGAGGTAGTGATACCGTCTGAGGTTCTGGTTCCCAACCACATGTATGGATGTATGATAGGGGAACTGAACTGGGTGGAAATGATCAGGAGCCTGAACATGATAGATATATTGAGAACAAGTACTCAGATATGTTTAGCCTTCTACAAGCAGTCAGtcgccagaagttacaacaagaacgcaaaaatcaggctcctggaggtaggagacttGGTTCTCCGGAAggtgttccaaaacaccaagaacCACAAAGCTGGTAAATTTGCCCACAAATGGGAAGGTCCATACCAGGTGGAAGGAGTTGTTGGCTATGGTGCGTATAAGTTAATGGTGCGGttcgaaactttgtcgtctaagtcgacgaaccaaaataatatttataactaaacaaacta
Protein-coding sequences here:
- the LOC141617243 gene encoding uncharacterized protein LOC141617243, encoding MRKPELSGHMSKCFVHLSGYAIQYKLRTAIKSQALADFVSDFSPAIKNLAEKEILNLEQSWEGKAWTLHTNGASNQRGEGVGLVLRSPKGDLIVQVARCEFKATNNEAEYEALIIGLQLALDLKVMCLQVYNNSLIIFNHVNDTYTARDPKLIAYLKVAKGLKPKFKAFKTVQVPRD